A genomic window from Pseudonocardia broussonetiae includes:
- a CDS encoding signal peptidase II, translating to MLVVLVIAAFSMGTSLTPFITAFACAVVVAITWFAGRAASAGWALVLGLVGGGAAGNLVDRLARPPGPGRGAVVDFVDVAWFAAFNLADAALTIGVAVAFVLSWRG from the coding sequence GTGCTGGTCGTGCTGGTGATCGCGGCGTTCAGCATGGGAACGTCGCTCACCCCGTTCATCACCGCCTTCGCCTGTGCCGTGGTCGTCGCGATCACCTGGTTCGCCGGTCGGGCCGCCTCGGCCGGATGGGCGCTGGTGCTGGGCCTGGTCGGCGGAGGAGCCGCGGGCAACCTGGTCGACCGGCTGGCTCGCCCACCGGGGCCGGGCCGGGGCGCGGTCGTCGACTTCGTGGACGTCGCCTGGTTCGCCGCGTTCAACCTGGCCGACGCGGCGCTGACCATCGGTGTGGCTGTGGCGTTCGTACTGTCCTGGCGGGGGTAG
- a CDS encoding copper resistance CopC family protein, protein MDAAASPARSRIRLLLRAAVAALIAAMLMLIMGGPALAHSDLVRSDPVDGGGVDGVTRPVTLEFSEELDAGSVSIRLIGSSGFQAQLAPPTTTRTVVVQPLPTLINDRYVLRYVAVASDGHPVDGTISFTVSGSVVGRAGGPAHGQHAAPPTGTAHHVEAAGHPPTHVWAWLVGGAVAIGGSVVAVRWLIGRRRAPMHIGQ, encoded by the coding sequence ATGGACGCGGCCGCGTCACCTGCTCGCAGTCGAATCCGCCTCCTGCTGCGCGCCGCCGTCGCGGCACTGATCGCAGCGATGCTGATGCTGATCATGGGCGGCCCGGCGTTGGCCCACTCCGACCTCGTGCGCAGCGATCCCGTCGATGGCGGCGGCGTGGACGGGGTCACCCGTCCGGTCACGCTGGAGTTCAGCGAGGAGCTCGATGCGGGCTCCGTCAGCATCAGGCTGATCGGCTCCAGTGGATTCCAGGCTCAGCTCGCACCACCGACGACGACGCGGACCGTGGTCGTCCAGCCATTGCCGACCCTGATCAACGACCGGTACGTCCTCCGATACGTGGCCGTGGCCTCCGACGGCCATCCCGTTGACGGCACCATCAGCTTCACGGTGTCCGGCTCCGTCGTCGGCCGGGCCGGCGGCCCTGCTCATGGACAGCACGCGGCACCGCCCACCGGCACCGCTCACCATGTGGAGGCGGCCGGCCATCCACCCACCCACGTCTGGGCGTGGCTGGTGGGTGGTGCCGTCGCGATCGGGGGCTCGGTGGTGGCGGTGCGATGGCTCATCGGGCGGCGGAGAGCTCCGATGCACATCGGACAATGA
- a CDS encoding copper resistance CopC/CopD family protein, protein MDRAAGRCGADRLASGPRRGRGGGRGWFLRLGGTVAALAVVGLVVLPAPPAAAHPTLRATSPAAGYAVAESPREVTLDFGEPVGLLDDSLRLTSSTDTQVSTSPPVLSQEGRRLSVGIADELAAGAYRVAWQVRAQDGDLVSGGFSFAVSPPLVAGTSTAAPVDATGGSAGLDVPAAALRWLLFAALALGLGGAAGAVLVGRIRREAAGTGIALAAVPAPVPAAAAVGVLATVGLIVVGGYYLVDVFGSRPGALLGVEAAAFAVALGVAAAARMPGWDRLRTAAAMPLLAVVAAEALRTHVAAQHPLAGGVLTAVHLLAAALWVGALAHVLRVAVRWRGRSGWTRLLMADYGRLAVWSVMLVIVTGIVQSILLVPDLAELFGTGYGRVLLAKLAVVTVVIGCAVLARRRIHRGLRTGPAQRKPVGRAVRVEIVALAGVLALTSALTSLTPPAQAAAGVALPPPPVGPALPVGTLAGQVTVAAMASVGRLVVRLSTPLDGPYDDPPESPPYRLSVRTTPGAELALVPCGTGCFTAPVDWRPGTTTLDLDATAPPWSGGPARLDVIWPPRPAPERLDRVLAAMREVGPFTLIETVTSDTRTDPGIVRDLPMTGADFIAREPYVEGVADPVAVSGPDGDQLAFAFPANGISTQLWLDDRDRITRQVLVSPNHLITRTFRYLPPAPT, encoded by the coding sequence ATGGATCGTGCTGCTGGGCGGTGCGGCGCGGATCGGCTGGCGTCGGGTCCGCGTCGGGGTCGGGGCGGCGGTCGCGGGTGGTTCCTGCGACTCGGTGGGACCGTCGCCGCCCTGGCGGTGGTCGGGCTCGTCGTGCTGCCGGCGCCTCCCGCGGCCGCCCACCCGACCCTACGGGCCACCTCGCCCGCGGCCGGTTATGCGGTGGCGGAATCACCGCGGGAGGTCACGCTCGATTTCGGGGAGCCGGTCGGGTTGCTCGACGACTCGTTGCGGCTCACCTCGAGCACGGACACGCAGGTGAGCACCTCACCGCCGGTGCTGTCGCAGGAGGGACGACGGCTGAGTGTGGGCATCGCCGACGAGCTCGCGGCCGGGGCCTACCGGGTGGCGTGGCAGGTCCGCGCCCAGGACGGCGACCTGGTCTCGGGCGGGTTCTCCTTCGCCGTCAGCCCCCCGCTCGTGGCGGGCACGAGTACCGCGGCACCCGTCGACGCGACCGGCGGTTCGGCAGGATTAGATGTGCCGGCCGCGGCGCTGCGGTGGTTGTTGTTCGCCGCGCTCGCCCTCGGTCTGGGTGGCGCGGCGGGTGCGGTCCTGGTCGGGCGGATCCGACGCGAAGCCGCCGGCACCGGTATCGCACTCGCTGCGGTGCCCGCACCGGTGCCGGCGGCCGCCGCGGTCGGGGTGCTCGCCACCGTGGGCCTGATCGTGGTCGGCGGCTACTACCTCGTGGACGTGTTCGGGTCGCGTCCCGGGGCGCTGCTCGGCGTCGAGGCGGCGGCCTTCGCGGTGGCGCTCGGCGTCGCGGCAGCGGCCCGGATGCCGGGGTGGGACCGGCTCCGGACCGCGGCGGCGATGCCGCTGCTCGCGGTAGTGGCCGCGGAGGCTCTGCGCACCCATGTGGCGGCCCAGCACCCGCTCGCCGGCGGGGTGCTGACCGCGGTGCACCTGCTGGCCGCGGCGCTGTGGGTGGGCGCGTTGGCGCACGTGCTGCGCGTCGCAGTGCGGTGGCGTGGCCGGTCGGGCTGGACGCGGCTGCTGATGGCGGACTACGGCCGGCTCGCGGTGTGGTCGGTGATGTTGGTGATCGTGACCGGCATCGTGCAGAGCATTCTGCTTGTGCCCGACCTGGCCGAGCTGTTCGGCACCGGGTACGGGCGGGTGCTGCTCGCGAAGCTCGCCGTGGTCACGGTCGTGATCGGGTGCGCGGTGCTGGCGCGGCGACGGATCCACCGGGGGCTGCGGACGGGCCCGGCGCAGCGCAAGCCGGTGGGCAGGGCGGTCCGGGTCGAGATCGTCGCGCTGGCCGGGGTCCTCGCGCTGACGAGCGCGCTGACCTCGCTCACCCCGCCCGCCCAGGCTGCCGCCGGTGTCGCCCTGCCGCCGCCACCGGTCGGGCCGGCGCTCCCGGTGGGCACCCTCGCCGGTCAGGTCACGGTGGCGGCCATGGCCAGCGTCGGGCGGCTGGTGGTGCGACTGAGCACCCCGCTGGACGGCCCCTACGACGACCCACCCGAGTCGCCGCCCTACCGGTTGTCCGTACGCACCACGCCCGGTGCCGAGCTCGCGCTGGTGCCGTGCGGTACCGGTTGCTTCACCGCGCCGGTGGACTGGCGTCCCGGAACCACGACTCTCGACCTGGACGCGACCGCGCCCCCGTGGTCCGGTGGCCCGGCCCGGCTCGATGTCATCTGGCCGCCCCGCCCGGCGCCCGAGCGGCTCGACCGGGTCCTCGCCGCCATGCGCGAGGTGGGCCCCTTCACCCTGATCGAGACCGTCACCAGTGACACCCGCACCGATCCCGGCATCGTCCGGGACCTCCCCATGACCGGCGCGGACTTCATTGCTCGGGAGCCCTACGTCGAGGGTGTCGCCGATCCGGTCGCGGTGTCCGGCCCGGACGGCGACCAGCTCGCGTTCGCCTTCCCCGCCAACGGGATCTCCACCCAGCTCTGGCTCGACGACCGGGACCGCATCACCCGGCAGGTGCTGGTCAGCCCCAACCACCTGATCACCCGCACGTTCCGCTACCTCCCGCCGGCGCCGACGTGA
- a CDS encoding multicopper oxidase domain-containing protein, whose translation MDATQVPDDGGRRAGVLALGACSVTTAAGASQRGPATTLGLDAGQVRLDLQGAPVQTWGYNGTVPGPEIRLRGGETLRVPLRNGLPDPTTVHWHGISLVNAMDGAPFLTQPQVEPGTGFDYEFVVPEAGTHAAPLATPKAPAGPAPSTTTRSAAAGGARRDRPRRRVPGQPPHPGDVVTPDEADHQRPPGGRP comes from the coding sequence CTGGACGCGACGCAAGTTCCTGACGATGGCGGGCGCCGGGCGGGGGTTCTCGCGCTGGGCGCGTGCTCCGTCACCACTGCCGCCGGGGCGTCCCAGCGCGGGCCGGCGACGACGCTCGGTCTCGACGCCGGGCAGGTCCGGCTCGACCTCCAGGGGGCACCCGTACAGACCTGGGGCTACAACGGCACCGTCCCCGGACCGGAGATCCGGCTCCGGGGGGGTGAGACCCTCCGTGTCCCGCTGCGCAACGGGCTGCCCGATCCGACGACCGTGCACTGGCACGGCATCTCGCTGGTCAACGCGATGGACGGAGCCCCGTTCCTCACCCAGCCGCAGGTCGAGCCGGGCACGGGTTTCGACTACGAGTTCGTGGTGCCGGAGGCCGGCACACATGCAGCACCTCTCGCCACCCCGAAGGCTCCCGCGGGGCCGGCTCCTTCGACGACGACACGCTCCGCGGCTGCGGGCGGTGCGCGCCGAGATCGACCCCGACGTCGTGTTCCGGGCCAACCACCTCATCCCGGCGACGTCGTGACACCCGATGAGGCAGACCACCAGCGGCCACCCGGAGGACGACCGTGA
- a CDS encoding metal-sensitive transcriptional regulator, which yields MDDHQRAVLNRLKTARGHVNGIITIVENDAYCPDVMKQLSAVQGLLEGASRLMLRRHLETCVAKAMQEGRTTEIVDELMETLKFDKHVFRPPQVRDGGELDPEGNHHD from the coding sequence GTGGACGACCACCAGCGTGCCGTGCTCAACCGGCTCAAAACCGCCCGCGGCCACGTCAACGGCATCATCACCATCGTCGAGAACGACGCCTACTGCCCCGACGTGATGAAACAGCTCTCCGCCGTGCAGGGGCTCCTGGAGGGCGCGAGCCGGCTGATGCTCCGCCGGCACCTGGAGACCTGCGTGGCCAAGGCCATGCAGGAGGGCCGGACCACGGAGATCGTCGACGAGCTGATGGAGACGCTGAAGTTCGACAAACACGTGTTCCGGCCGCCGCAGGTGCGAGACGGCGGCGAGCTCGACCCCGAAGGGAACCACCATGACTGA
- a CDS encoding DUF3105 domain-containing protein, whose amino-acid sequence MSVLIPSDAERELASFAPSAEQPDPSARIPGTVVTPVADHDHAAAAAPTGSPARRPAVPPIGGPHGPGYAACDGVAHPDPVPDPDAVHAMERGAVWITYDPARTAPNTVQALAAVRVTDGDFLFMSPYPGLDSPISLQAWGHRLALDTPDDPRFELFIRALSDNPYTAPLPDGGCVPGT is encoded by the coding sequence GTGAGTGTCCTGATCCCGTCGGATGCCGAGCGGGAGCTCGCCTCCTTCGCGCCCTCGGCGGAGCAGCCCGATCCGTCGGCGCGGATCCCCGGGACCGTCGTCACGCCGGTCGCCGACCACGACCACGCGGCTGCCGCAGCCCCGACCGGCTCCCCCGCCCGCCGCCCGGCCGTCCCACCCATAGGCGGCCCGCACGGCCCGGGGTATGCGGCGTGCGACGGCGTCGCCCACCCCGACCCGGTCCCCGACCCCGACGCCGTGCACGCGATGGAGCGGGGTGCGGTCTGGATCACCTACGACCCCGCCCGCACCGCCCCGAACACGGTGCAGGCCCTCGCCGCCGTACGTGTGACCGACGGCGACTTCCTGTTCATGTCGCCCTACCCCGGTCTCGACAGCCCGATCTCCCTGCAGGCGTGGGGACACCGGCTCGCCCTCGACACCCCCGATGACCCGCGCTTCGAACTGTTCATCCGGGCCCTGAGCGACAACCCGTACACCGCTCCCCTGCCAGATGGCGGCTGCGTTCCGGGCACCTGA
- a CDS encoding cytochrome c oxidase assembly protein yields the protein MLATIGLAVGLGRTPPPAPGEAGEPSRTGEELGYELTGPPSGVGGLLVDARPDLVLGAVVAVLLVTYLAGVRRLRAGGGTWPLRRSSAWLAGCAVVLVATSSGLGRYGAAMLSVGVAAQVLLTLVAPMLLVLGAPLALVRRVLPDGQVSRLLAHPVLAALGRPVPAVAVFATAMAVLYGFGLIEPLLVSQPGRLTLDVLLLLAGVVLVGALTSGDPARARAVAVLVVAQAGVGIGLLLRSEPIAGTFYRGLGLPWVPDLLDQQRLAGVVWLVGQVALIPILVVGVARARGSAVSGAKP from the coding sequence ATGCTGGCCACGATCGGTCTGGCCGTCGGTCTCGGGCGGACGCCGCCGCCCGCCCCGGGGGAGGCCGGTGAACCATCGCGCACCGGTGAGGAGCTGGGGTACGAGCTGACCGGGCCACCCTCCGGTGTCGGCGGTCTTCTCGTCGACGCGCGGCCGGACCTGGTTCTCGGAGCCGTCGTCGCGGTGCTGCTGGTGACCTACCTGGCGGGCGTGCGGCGGTTGCGCGCGGGGGGCGGGACGTGGCCGTTGCGCCGGTCGTCGGCGTGGCTTGCCGGATGTGCCGTGGTGCTCGTCGCCACCTCGTCCGGTCTCGGCCGCTACGGCGCGGCCATGCTGAGCGTCGGTGTCGCGGCCCAGGTGCTGCTGACGCTGGTGGCACCTATGCTCCTGGTGCTCGGGGCACCGCTGGCGCTCGTCCGGCGGGTGCTCCCGGACGGGCAGGTGAGCCGGCTACTCGCCCATCCGGTGCTCGCCGCGCTGGGCCGCCCGGTGCCGGCGGTGGCCGTCTTCGCGACCGCGATGGCGGTGCTGTACGGGTTCGGGTTGATCGAGCCGCTGCTCGTCTCACAGCCGGGCCGTCTGACCCTGGACGTGCTGCTCCTGTTGGCCGGGGTCGTCCTCGTCGGGGCGTTGACGAGTGGGGATCCCGCCCGTGCGCGGGCGGTGGCCGTCCTGGTCGTCGCCCAGGCCGGGGTGGGCATCGGCCTGCTGCTGCGTTCCGAGCCGATCGCCGGGACGTTCTACCGGGGGCTCGGCCTGCCCTGGGTGCCCGACCTGCTGGACCAGCAACGGCTCGCGGGCGTCGTGTGGTTGGTGGGCCAGGTGGCGCTGATCCCGATCCTTGTGGTCGGGGTGGCGCGTGCCCGGGGTTCAGCCGTTTCGGGTGCGAAGCCGTAA
- a CDS encoding copper resistance D family protein has translation MSDEQVARPGTARVGRYQASVGPLVVVGTSLGVLVALWLTASAGSAVAEVLGLPDTGLVVRYGLPAVRVVADIGAASTVGFLLIAAVLAAPQSSGYLDVTGYRSVRVAAGCAWTWAVAAFLMVPLTVAEVLGRPVGDVLALGPLLAALPLLPTSGAWLLTAVVATVLAVGCRATLTWGWSTVLLAGTVVGLLPVAATGHSAVGGSHDLATDSLMIHVVAAAVWVGGLVAVMALAARPSSDQLGTVLPRFSAIAAWCWALMALSGIVNLAVRVPLTLPNLLSPYGVIATAKTGSLLLLGVIGYLHRRRTLAPAI, from the coding sequence ATGTCGGATGAGCAGGTCGCGCGTCCCGGTACGGCCCGAGTGGGGCGGTACCAGGCGTCCGTCGGGCCCCTCGTCGTCGTCGGGACCTCGCTCGGTGTGCTCGTTGCGCTGTGGCTGACGGCCTCCGCAGGTTCGGCGGTCGCCGAGGTGCTCGGATTGCCGGACACGGGACTCGTCGTGCGTTACGGGCTGCCTGCCGTGCGTGTGGTGGCCGACATCGGTGCGGCGTCGACCGTGGGGTTCCTGCTGATAGCAGCGGTGCTGGCGGCCCCGCAGTCCAGCGGGTACCTCGACGTCACGGGGTACCGATCCGTCCGCGTGGCCGCCGGGTGCGCGTGGACGTGGGCGGTGGCGGCGTTCCTGATGGTCCCGTTGACCGTCGCGGAGGTCCTCGGCCGCCCGGTCGGTGATGTCCTGGCGCTCGGTCCGTTGCTCGCGGCCCTGCCCCTGCTGCCGACATCGGGGGCATGGCTGCTCACCGCCGTGGTGGCCACCGTGCTCGCGGTCGGCTGCCGGGCCACGCTGACGTGGGGGTGGAGCACCGTGCTGCTGGCGGGCACGGTCGTCGGGCTGCTGCCGGTGGCGGCCACCGGTCATTCCGCGGTGGGGGGATCGCACGACCTCGCCACCGACAGCCTGATGATCCACGTCGTGGCCGCGGCGGTGTGGGTCGGCGGGCTCGTCGCGGTCATGGCGCTGGCCGCTCGCCCCTCGTCCGACCAGCTGGGCACGGTGCTGCCGCGCTTCTCGGCGATCGCCGCCTGGTGCTGGGCGCTGATGGCCCTCTCCGGGATCGTCAACCTCGCTGTCCGCGTCCCGTTGACGCTGCCGAACCTGCTGTCCCCCTACGGCGTCATCGCGACGGCCAAGACGGGTTCGTTGTTGCTGCTCGGGGTCATCGGCTACCTGCACCGGCGGCGCACCCTCGCCCCGGCGATCTAA
- a CDS encoding sulfite exporter TauE/SafE family protein, with product MQGGLLTGLITRQRAAAAGLPVTAGGRPGGVGTDVTAPGSPWHRLGDDIAPVAGFLAGKLVSHAALGALLGTLGGAAQLSIGTRTTLQLLAGVLIIVFGLAQLGVPGFRGLVIEPPQSWMRVVRNSSRSQSALAPAMLGAATVLIPCGVTLSVQALALASGSALSGAVIMAVFVLGTAPLFALLGYAARRAATAWRGRLALVTGLIVVAMGLFTLNGGLELAGSPVAASRVVQAFGAGEPEPDVSAVSEQGGRQQVLITARTGSYSPASVQARAGVPTTLIVRSEGARGCVRSFLIPSRGVEEVLPAEGETRIDLGVLEPGTLRYSCGMGMYTGTITAA from the coding sequence GTGCAGGGCGGCCTGCTCACCGGTCTGATCACCCGACAGCGCGCCGCCGCTGCTGGGCTACCCGTCACGGCGGGCGGACGTCCTGGCGGCGTCGGCACGGATGTCACGGCGCCTGGGTCCCCGTGGCACCGGTTGGGCGATGACATCGCGCCCGTTGCCGGGTTCCTGGCCGGCAAGCTGGTCTCGCACGCCGCTCTCGGCGCCCTGCTCGGCACGCTCGGGGGTGCCGCGCAGCTGTCGATCGGTACGCGCACAACGCTGCAGCTCCTGGCCGGCGTCCTGATCATCGTGTTCGGCCTGGCGCAGCTCGGGGTGCCGGGGTTCCGTGGCCTGGTGATCGAGCCGCCGCAATCGTGGATGCGGGTCGTGCGCAACAGCTCCCGGTCGCAGTCGGCGCTGGCGCCGGCGATGCTGGGGGCGGCGACGGTGCTCATCCCATGTGGGGTGACGCTGTCGGTGCAGGCGCTCGCGCTGGCGTCGGGGTCGGCCCTGTCCGGTGCGGTGATCATGGCGGTGTTCGTGCTGGGCACGGCTCCGTTGTTCGCGCTGCTCGGCTACGCCGCCCGCCGCGCCGCCACCGCTTGGCGGGGTCGGCTGGCGCTGGTCACCGGGCTCATCGTGGTCGCGATGGGCCTGTTCACCCTCAACGGCGGACTGGAGCTGGCCGGGTCGCCGGTGGCCGCGTCCCGGGTCGTCCAGGCGTTCGGCGCAGGCGAGCCGGAACCGGACGTGTCCGCGGTGTCCGAGCAGGGCGGGCGGCAGCAGGTGCTGATCACCGCCCGGACCGGTTCCTACAGCCCCGCCTCCGTCCAGGCCCGGGCCGGGGTCCCGACCACGTTGATCGTGCGGTCGGAGGGCGCCCGGGGGTGCGTGCGGTCGTTCCTGATCCCCTCGCGGGGGGTGGAGGAGGTGCTTCCCGCCGAGGGCGAGACCCGCATCGACCTCGGGGTGCTCGAGCCCGGGACGCTGCGCTACTCGTGCGGCATGGGCATGTACACCGGCACCATCACCGCCGCCTGA
- the lnt gene encoding apolipoprotein N-acyltransferase — protein sequence MRTSRPAPAAGPSPPASTSPAERSAARPPGGRPELLHAIVEAPICRPSRTERGRAISTDLQPRTSTGLAAGPASRLPVALLLAAGTGAAWALGAQPRGWWPLLPLGVAALTIALHGRGLRARLWLGGLAGAVLYGTTLGWLTGFAPAGYVAIVALEAAMLAVAVGLVPTARSGRWAGGWWALPAGLVLLDAAQTRFPFDGFPLPALVHSQLDGPFVLAAPLGGSLLVTAAAATAGVGLAAVVLTSGRARLLAVSVAVAVAGVPVAVGAAVATDAAGTLDVAVVQGGGPRGLRAVFTDPQDTTDRQFAVAEQITGSPDLVLLPETVISVDGSIAGSAGDARTAELARRLDASVVVGVVENQGAGFRNAAVLWGPDDTILGRYEKEHRVPFGEYIPGRELLSRVTDLTALVPRDAIAGEGTAVLESPAGPLGVVISYEVLFADRVREAVTGGGRIVLVPTNAASYVTEDVPAIEVAGARLRALEYGRTVVQSAPTGYSVVVAPDGRVLAQSGLGDPALLRETVPLRTGLTPYARTGDLPALALAVLVLLLPALLRRRAAP from the coding sequence ATGCGGACATCGCGCCCAGCACCTGCGGCAGGCCCGTCCCCTCCCGCGTCCACCTCGCCTGCCGAACGATCGGCGGCCCGACCCCCAGGTGGCCGGCCCGAACTTCTACACGCGATAGTAGAAGCGCCGATCTGTCGGCCGAGCCGGACCGAGAGGGGGCGCGCCATCAGTACGGATCTGCAGCCGCGAACGAGCACAGGACTCGCCGCCGGCCCGGCAAGTCGCCTCCCCGTCGCACTCCTGTTGGCGGCCGGGACGGGCGCGGCATGGGCGCTGGGTGCGCAACCTCGGGGCTGGTGGCCCCTGCTCCCGCTCGGGGTGGCCGCGCTGACCATCGCCCTGCACGGGCGCGGGCTCCGCGCCCGGCTCTGGCTCGGTGGTCTGGCCGGCGCCGTGCTGTATGGAACCACGCTGGGCTGGCTCACCGGCTTCGCCCCAGCCGGGTACGTCGCGATCGTCGCATTGGAGGCCGCCATGCTCGCCGTGGCGGTCGGTCTCGTGCCCACGGCCCGCAGCGGCCGTTGGGCGGGAGGCTGGTGGGCACTGCCGGCCGGGCTGGTGCTGCTCGACGCCGCGCAGACGCGCTTCCCGTTCGACGGCTTCCCACTTCCCGCTCTCGTGCACAGCCAGCTCGACGGGCCGTTCGTGCTCGCCGCGCCACTGGGCGGCTCGCTGCTGGTCACCGCCGCAGCAGCCACCGCAGGCGTCGGCCTGGCCGCGGTGGTCCTCACGAGCGGCCGGGCACGACTGCTCGCGGTGAGCGTGGCGGTGGCCGTGGCGGGCGTCCCCGTCGCCGTCGGCGCGGCCGTCGCGACCGACGCGGCCGGCACCCTGGACGTCGCGGTCGTGCAGGGCGGCGGGCCGCGCGGGCTCCGCGCGGTGTTCACCGATCCGCAGGACACCACCGACCGGCAGTTCGCCGTGGCCGAGCAGATCACCGGTTCTCCCGACCTGGTGCTGCTGCCCGAGACCGTGATCAGCGTCGACGGGTCGATCGCCGGGTCGGCCGGCGACGCGCGCACCGCCGAGCTGGCGCGCCGACTCGACGCCTCGGTCGTTGTCGGGGTCGTGGAGAACCAGGGCGCCGGGTTCCGCAACGCCGCCGTGCTGTGGGGCCCCGACGACACGATCCTCGGCCGCTACGAGAAGGAGCACCGCGTCCCGTTCGGCGAGTACATCCCGGGACGCGAGCTGCTCAGCCGGGTCACCGACCTCACCGCGCTGGTGCCGCGCGACGCGATCGCCGGGGAGGGCACCGCGGTGCTGGAGTCCCCGGCCGGGCCGCTGGGCGTCGTCATCTCCTACGAGGTTCTCTTCGCCGACCGCGTGCGCGAGGCCGTCACCGGAGGGGGGAGGATCGTGCTCGTGCCCACCAACGCGGCGTCCTACGTCACGGAGGACGTGCCGGCGATCGAGGTGGCCGGTGCCCGGCTGCGGGCCCTGGAGTACGGCCGGACCGTCGTGCAGTCGGCTCCCACCGGCTACTCGGTGGTGGTCGCCCCCGACGGTCGGGTGCTCGCACAGAGCGGGCTCGGCGACCCGGCCCTGTTGCGCGAGACGGTGCCGCTGCGCACCGGCCTGACGCCCTACGCCCGCACCGGCGACCTGCCGGCCCTGGCCCTGGCGGTACTCGTGCTGCTGCTGCCGGCACTGCTGCGCCGGCGCGCCGCCCCGTGA
- a CDS encoding flavin-containing monooxygenase, with product MNEPDPVPEQVDVAVVGGGQAGLAMGHALTQQGPRAGKDFVILDAADRVGASWDSRWDSLRLFTPAGHTALPGLPFPGPPDAYPGKDDVASYLRQYATHFDLPVHAGATVERLTLDPCTRGFVLTTSRGTIRAGRVVAATGPFQVPAVPRLGANLAPWVMQVHSSEYRNPAQLPAGRVLVVGAGNSGAQIATELAATHEVTLAVGTRQPSLPQQLAGRDLFFWLTRTHVMDITVGSRLGQRLATKEALIGTRLRDVARLGVRLTGRLTAADGGTVSFTGSDRQQVDAVVWATGYRPDYTWLPAEAVGADGWPLHRRGVSPVPGLGVLGLPWLHTRGSALVGWVGRDACWLAEQLG from the coding sequence GTGAACGAGCCCGATCCAGTACCCGAGCAGGTCGACGTCGCTGTGGTGGGCGGTGGTCAGGCCGGTCTGGCGATGGGGCACGCGCTGACCCAGCAAGGCCCGCGGGCCGGGAAGGACTTCGTCATCCTCGACGCCGCCGACCGCGTCGGGGCCAGCTGGGATTCCCGCTGGGACTCGCTTCGCCTGTTCACCCCGGCCGGCCACACGGCGCTGCCCGGGCTTCCGTTCCCCGGGCCTCCCGACGCCTATCCCGGCAAGGACGACGTCGCGTCCTACCTGAGGCAGTACGCGACCCACTTCGACCTGCCGGTACACGCCGGCGCCACCGTGGAGCGGCTGACTCTCGACCCTTGCACCCGGGGATTCGTTCTGACGACGAGCCGGGGCACGATTCGGGCCGGCCGTGTGGTGGCCGCGACCGGGCCGTTCCAGGTGCCTGCCGTTCCGCGTCTGGGCGCCAACCTCGCGCCATGGGTGATGCAGGTGCATTCGAGTGAGTACCGTAATCCCGCCCAGCTCCCGGCCGGCCGGGTGCTCGTCGTCGGAGCAGGCAACTCGGGTGCCCAGATCGCCACCGAGCTCGCGGCGACGCACGAGGTCACGCTCGCGGTCGGCACCCGTCAGCCCAGCCTGCCGCAACAGCTGGCGGGTCGGGACCTGTTCTTCTGGCTGACCCGCACCCACGTCATGGACATCACTGTCGGATCCCGGCTCGGTCAGCGCCTGGCCACCAAGGAGGCGCTGATCGGCACCCGGCTGCGGGATGTCGCCCGACTCGGCGTACGCCTCACTGGTCGGCTCACCGCAGCCGACGGTGGCACCGTGTCCTTCACCGGCAGCGACCGGCAGCAGGTCGACGCCGTGGTCTGGGCCACCGGGTACCGACCCGACTACACCTGGTTGCCCGCCGAGGCGGTCGGCGCGGACGGCTGGCCGCTGCATCGCCGCGGTGTGAGCCCGGTGCCCGGCCTCGGGGTGCTGGGGCTGCCGTGGCTGCACACCCGCGGTTCGGCCCTCGTCGGGTGGGTGGGCCGGGACGCGTGCTGGCTCGCCGAGCAGCTCGGCTGA
- a CDS encoding heavy-metal-associated domain-containing protein: MSTTHTFRIEGMHCGSCALLIDDALEDLPGLRRTQTSMKRARTVVELAPGGATAADVIAAVEELGYTARHMS; this comes from the coding sequence ATGTCCACCACACACACCTTCCGCATCGAGGGCATGCACTGCGGCAGCTGCGCACTGCTCATCGACGACGCGCTCGAGGACCTGCCGGGGCTGCGCCGCACCCAGACCTCGATGAAGCGGGCCCGCACCGTCGTCGAGCTCGCACCCGGCGGCGCCACCGCCGCCGACGTCATCGCCGCGGTCGAGGAACTCGGCTACACCGCACGCCACATGTCCTGA